A stretch of Saccharothrix texasensis DNA encodes these proteins:
- a CDS encoding LacI family DNA-binding transcriptional regulator, giving the protein MNIGEIAKQAGVSRSTVSYALSGKRPVSSATAQRINEVIAELGYRPNASARALAEGRTRTLSLAIPPASRRLTDVQLGFVASVVEAAATHDLDVLLSPSGGDHDRSFERVVTGRRVDGVILMEVLLDDPRVTRLEQEALPFVTIGHVERPGTSSWVDVDYAELITRRVHHLADLSHRDVVLINRSDELVAAGYGPALRSSSGFLTAAEQRGLTAHTVCCADEPAAGLACFEEIRRRWPEVTAAVTINEAALPGLQRALREAGLDVPGDFSITGVIASRLAEAFHPPLTAADVPAEEMARIAVDLLVERIANPDAPHRDALLQPVISLRSSTGARHQ; this is encoded by the coding sequence ATGAACATCGGTGAGATCGCCAAGCAGGCCGGCGTGTCCCGCAGCACGGTGTCCTACGCGCTCAGCGGCAAGCGGCCGGTGTCGTCCGCGACCGCGCAGCGCATCAACGAAGTGATCGCCGAGCTGGGCTACCGGCCCAACGCCAGCGCACGCGCGCTGGCCGAAGGGCGCACCCGCACGCTGAGCCTGGCGATACCGCCCGCGAGCAGGCGGCTGACCGACGTGCAACTGGGGTTCGTGGCCAGCGTCGTGGAGGCGGCGGCCACCCACGACCTCGACGTGTTGCTCTCCCCCAGCGGCGGCGACCACGACCGGTCCTTCGAACGCGTCGTCACCGGCCGCCGGGTCGACGGCGTGATCCTGATGGAAGTCCTGCTCGACGACCCGCGGGTGACGCGCCTGGAGCAGGAAGCCCTGCCGTTCGTGACCATCGGCCACGTCGAGCGACCGGGCACCTCGTCGTGGGTCGACGTCGACTACGCGGAGCTGATCACCCGCCGCGTGCACCACCTCGCCGACCTGAGCCACCGCGACGTCGTCCTGATCAACCGGTCCGACGAGCTCGTCGCCGCCGGGTACGGGCCCGCCCTGCGCTCCTCCAGCGGCTTCCTCACCGCCGCCGAGCAACGCGGGCTGACCGCGCACACCGTGTGCTGCGCCGACGAACCCGCCGCCGGGCTGGCCTGCTTCGAGGAGATCCGCCGCCGGTGGCCGGAGGTGACAGCGGCGGTAACGATCAACGAAGCCGCGCTGCCCGGCCTCCAGCGAGCCCTGCGCGAGGCCGGCCTCGACGTGCCGGGCGACTTCTCCATCACCGGCGTCATCGCCAGCCGCCTGGCGGAGGCATTCCACCCACCGCTGACCGCCGCCGACGTGCCCGCCGAGGAGATGGCCCGGATCGCGGTGGACCTGCTGGTGGAACGCATCGCGAACCCCGACGCGCCACACCGCGACGCGCTCCTGCAACCGGTCATCTCACTGCGATCGAGCACCGGCGCCCGACACCAGTAA